One Branchiostoma floridae strain S238N-H82 chromosome 15, Bfl_VNyyK, whole genome shotgun sequence DNA window includes the following coding sequences:
- the LOC118432232 gene encoding uncharacterized protein LOC118432232, producing MCVWRKGNLRCFIFLLIASTLSLIFQIWFIHNNPQFQGGSFQGMVNKWLNTDNKDAQENLKLFMKHASQANLPLFLMDPFVLAAVRNVTRGSADESMGPHHCRYLCSSQGVITLGLLGDSDIKVKPDLLQDLHDDGFQYVITVGHDPRLASVASMAAGKVRWGGGIVYKSSLPKMATQDKNLILVCVDRWSL from the exons atgtgtgtgtggaggAAAGGAAACCTGCGATGTTTCATCTTCCTTCTCATCGCCAGCACCTTGTCTCTCATCTTCCAAATATGGTTCATCCACAACAACCCTCAGTTTCAG GGTGGTTCCTTCCAAGGCATGGTCAACAAGTGGCTCAACACAGACAACAAAGATGCTCAA GAGAATTTGAAACTGTTTATGAAGCATGCGTCCCAAGCCAACCTGCCGTTGTTCCTGATGGACCCCTTTGTGCTGGCAGCTGTGAGGAATGTGACCAGAGGTTCAGCAGATGAGAGTATGGGCCCACACCACTGTAGATATCTGTGTAGTTCTCAGGGTGTCATCACACTGGGGCTGCTGGGGGATTCTGATATAAAGGTCAAG CCTGACCTGTTGCAGGATCTCCATGATGATGGTTTCCAGTATGTCATCACTGTGGGTCATGACCCCAGACTGGCAAGTGTGGCATCTATGGCTGCTGGCAAggtcaggtggggaggggggatagTGTACAAg TCAAGTCTGCCCAAGATGGCCACTCAGGATAAAAATCTCATTCTGGtctgtgtggacaggtggtcactatag
- the LOC118432180 gene encoding fukutin-like encodes MLFRRHTSVIHIVVLYERPGQFLWHAAVDPEKTQEWMSLVEDRELQFGEYEGAYDKMEIVPTRLDGVKLNIPKDPSAFLQQIPHARFLECNYAQARKFHTAYGSDQTAEGVEFVGKAKSLLSQGRAVLDRIGVRFWMSSGTCLGWFRQCGIIPHSKDVDFGIWIKDYKDTLIPAFQAAGLPLKHRFGKVEDSFELSFQSGDVKLDIFFFYEDDDIMWNGGTQARTGKKFKYIFPRFSLCWTEFLDMKVRVPCETLAYVQANYGANWYEPVKQWDWKNSPPNVQPNGQWPEEQWSEVIQLYDVR; translated from the exons ATGTTGTTCAGAAGGCACACCTCTGTTATCCACATCGTAGTGTTGTACGAGCGTCCGGGCCAGTTCCTGTGGCATGCAGCAGTGGACCCGGAGAAAACACAGGAGTGGATGTCACTGGTGGAAGACAGGGAACTACAGTTTGGCGAGTATGAAGGGGCATATGACAA AATGGAGATAGTGCCTACCAGACTAGATGGTGTAAAACTCAACATTCCCAAGGACCCATCAGCGTTCCTCCAGCAGATTCCGCATGCCAGGTTCCTGGAGTGTAACTACGCGCAGGCCAGGAAATTCCACACAGCGTACGGGTCGGACCAGACTGCAGAGGGTGTTGAGTTTGTGGGGAAGGCCAAGTCTCTGCTGTCTCAGGGCAGGGCTGTGCTGGACAGGATAGGGGTGCGCTTCTGGATGAGCAGTGGGACATGTTTAG GTTGGTTCCGACAGTGTGGGATCATCCCCCACAGTAAAGACGTGGATTTTGGGATCTGGATCAAGGATTACAAGGACACACTGATCCCAGCTTTCCAGGCAGCCGGGCTGCCACTCAAACACAGGTTTGGAAAG GTTGAGGACAGTTTTGAGCTGTCCTTTCAGTCAGGAGACGTCAAACTGgacattttcttcttctatGAGGATGATGACATCATGTGGAACGGTGGGACACAGGCGCGCACAGGCAAGAAGTTCAA GTACATATTCCCCAGGTTCAGCCTGTGTTGGACAGAGTTTCTGGACATGAAGGTTCGGGTGCCGTGTGAGACTCTCGCGTATGTCCAGGCCAACTATGGTGCCAACTGGTACGAACCGGTCAAGCAATGGGACTGGAAAAACAGTCCGCCGAACGTCCAGCCAAATGGCCAGTGGCCAGAAGAGCAGTGGTCAGAAGTTATACAGTTGTATGATGTGAGATGA
- the LOC118432233 gene encoding uncharacterized protein LOC118432233 yields MLNTTDTTAELSLADSTILWPATTIGTTIETTLFEDLMTNDATQGTITAGRKSQAPSPPIQLQQFPIVPVAASLGTVLGLLLLLAVLLFIFCRRRRARSQEDNMTAKLDKDTDQVGMGELGTGQHDDDEHNYHTIQEPAINSKGLPIIPASPSEHDENYSTIPDLLSDRLEERAPAPPPSQTDELCSTGYSLKGGYCYKTSGGNYTAAQARSYCTDEGAIVAEPKSQEEHDYIKSFISETTWIGIADLDDSGSFEYVSDNTSVGFKSLADSLGIGKCMAMDKDQDYNWIRTGCSAEHPVVCQQVPIGNMASTTVFPSFGHNTPTRGPNENKESSTTAGLNSSPRSSNQSQQFPIVAVAAAVGTILGLLLLLAVLLFFICRKRVRRQEDNMTSKPDKDTDQVGMGELGMVPNDGVENDHDYQTIQDPAITSKGLPDIPTAPPSEHDENYSTIPDLLSDRVDERAPAPPPSQTDVYYSVVRDSGTARPPDQAEASDTAKTTQEPEYAVVKKASKRKETKKEESDETIDQGTSADVPEYAVVNKIKKDQKAEGKVNDEYGTVDNVIYQPS; encoded by the exons ATGCTCAACACCACAGACACCACAGCTGAGCTGAGCCTAGCAGACAGCACTATATTGTGGCCAGCTACCACAATAGGGACTACAATTGAAACAACTTTGTTCGAAGATTTAATGACCAATGATGCAACACAAG GCACTATAACTGCAGGAAGGAAGAGCCAAGCACCAAGCCCTCCTATTCAGTTACAGCAATTTCCTATTG TTCCAGTAGCAGCTTCCCTCGGCACTGTTcttggtttgttgttgttgttggcagtATTACTGTTCATCTTCTGCAGAAGGAGAAG GGCCAGGAGTCAAGAAGACAACATGACTGCAAAGCTGGACAAAGATACTGACCAGGTTGGTATGGGAGAATTAGGGACAGGACAACATGACGATGATGAACATAACTATCATACAATCCAGGAGCCTGCTATCAACAGCAAGGGGCTGCCCATCATCCCAGCATCACCCAGTGAACACGATGAGAACTACAGCACCATCCCAGACCTACTGTCAGACAGGCTTGAAGAACGTGCCCCGGCCCCACCGCCGAGCCAAACGGATGAGT TGTGTAGTACTGGGTACTCTCTCAAAGGTGGCTACTGCTACAAAACATCCGGGGGTAACTACACTGCTGCACAAGCACGGTCATACTGCACTGATGAAGGAGCAATTGTAGCCGAGCCAAAGAGCCAAGAAGAGCACGACTACATCAAATCATTTATATCTGAAACCACCTGGATTGGAATAGCTGACCTTGATGATAGTGGCTCATTTGAGTATGTCAGTGACAATACATCAGTAGGTTTCAAGTCATTGGCTGATTCCCTCGGAATTGGCAAATGTATGGCAATGGACAAAGATCAAGATTATAACTGGATACGCACTGGCTGCTCCGCAGAACATCCAGTTGTTTGTCAACAAG TACCTATAGGTAACATGGCATCTACAACCGTTTTCCCATCATTTGGCCATAACACCCCAACACGAG GTCCCAATGAGAACAAAGAAAGCAGTACAACAGCAGGATTGAACTCATCTCCACGCTCCAGCAACCAGTCTCAACAGTTTCCCATTg TTGCAGTAGCAGCTGCAGTTGGCACCATTCTTGgcttgttgctgttgttggcAGTTTTACTATTCTTCATCTGTAGAAAAAG GGTTAGGCGACAAGAAGACAACATGACTTCAAAGCCCGACAAGGACACCGACCAGGTTGGTATGGGAGAATTAGGGATGGTGCCAAATGATGGAGTTGAAAATGATCATGACTACCAAACAATCCAGGATCCTGCTATCACCAGCAAGGGGCTGCCTGACATCCCAACAGCTCCACCCAGTGAACACGATGAGAACTACAGCACCATCCCAGACCTACTGTCAGACAGGGTGGACGAGCGTGCCCCGGCCCCACCGCCGAGCCAAACCGATGTGTACTACAGTGTTGTTCGGGACAGCGGTACCGCGCGCCCCCCAGACCAGGCTGAAGCATCGGACACCGCGAAGACAACACAAGAACCGGAGTACGCCGTGGTCAAGAAGGCATCCAAACGCAAGGAAACAAAGAAGGAGGAATCTGATGA